In Priestia megaterium NBRC 15308 = ATCC 14581, the following proteins share a genomic window:
- a CDS encoding LysR family transcriptional regulator, producing MDIRELQHFMEVVNQKSFTKAAAAIHLSQPALSKIVKKLEEELGVDLFDRSTRKLTLTDAGQIVYGQSQKLVSTLHELHALLDDLRNLPTGDIKVGIPPLVGTVVFPMIAKNFTSKHPQVKLELVELGAKRIVELVENEQVDLGIIVLPIQNPLFHVYPFIEEEFNLYIHHEHPLAAKSIVALSELREEPFVLFSKDFSLHDRIIHECIQAGFHPKIAYESSQWDLIIELVASELGIAILPKSVFPKINNPFIKSIPIAAPTPMWELGIILKKDRYMSYATRELLSFLVDQDIILPSHTMSANS from the coding sequence ATGGATATTCGAGAACTGCAACATTTCATGGAAGTAGTTAATCAAAAAAGTTTCACGAAAGCAGCAGCTGCAATTCACTTGTCTCAGCCAGCATTAAGTAAAATTGTAAAAAAACTAGAAGAAGAACTCGGCGTAGATCTTTTTGATCGCTCTACTCGAAAGCTGACGTTAACCGATGCAGGACAGATTGTGTATGGGCAAAGCCAAAAGCTGGTATCCACTCTTCACGAGCTGCATGCTCTGTTAGATGATTTACGAAATCTCCCTACAGGAGATATTAAAGTAGGAATTCCTCCTTTAGTAGGGACTGTTGTTTTCCCGATGATTGCAAAAAACTTTACATCAAAACATCCTCAGGTGAAATTAGAGCTTGTGGAGCTTGGCGCAAAGCGAATTGTCGAACTTGTAGAAAACGAACAAGTAGACCTTGGCATTATCGTGTTGCCTATTCAAAATCCTCTTTTTCACGTCTATCCGTTTATTGAAGAAGAGTTTAATTTATACATTCATCATGAGCATCCGCTGGCAGCTAAATCAATCGTTGCTTTGAGCGAGCTTAGAGAAGAACCGTTTGTCCTGTTCAGCAAAGATTTCTCTCTTCATGATCGCATTATTCACGAGTGCATTCAAGCGGGTTTTCATCCGAAAATAGCATATGAAAGTTCGCAATGGGATTTGATTATTGAACTAGTCGCTTCTGAATTAGGTATTGCAATTTTACCAAAGTCCGTGTTTCCAAAGATCAATAACCCTTTTATTAAAAGTATTCCAATTGCCGCACCTACTCCAATGTGGGAGCTTGGCATCATTTTGAAAAAAGATCGCTATATGTCATATGCTACACGGGAGCTTTTATCCTTCCTAGTAGACCAAGATATCATTTTACCGTCTCATACGATGTCAGCAAACTCTTAA